The window GGTTTGATGACATCAGAAGAGCTGAGGCACTTGGAGGATTTGCCCTCCCCTCATAATAAGTTCTGGGTGCCCTGCATGtggtttgtcagcctggctctGAGAGCACGGACTGAGGGTCGCATCAACAACGACGTGGCGCTCACTGCTCTCCTCACTGTAGGTGCCCGTGTGCAAACCAAAGCCTCACAGCCTGCAAATATTTTCTGGTTTTGcatgacttttactgttttctgtTTAGGAGTTGAATAGCTTACGGGCGAAGTGTATGAAGCTGTACGGCTATGACTGGATCAGCCTGCCTCTTGTCTATACTCAGGTTTTTGTTTATATTGCATTCAGCACTGAAACCAAAAAGTAGCCGATAGCAGTAATATTAGGTACTAAAAATATAATGGTTTTCTTGCAATAATCATCATATACCTTAAATCCTTAACCCTCCCTAATCCAGATGCATTTGATCGGCAATAAAAGCCATAACTCAAGATAAACTGTTTCTCTAGGATGGTGTAAAACAATCCTAATTAAAGGCATATAATCAGTTAATGCTctgactatttttttttaaattaggtgGCAACAGTTGCAGTCTACAGCTTCTTCCTAGCGTGTCTGATCGGTCGTCAGTTCTTGGATCCAACTCAGGGATACCCTGGTCATGAAATGGACTTCTACCTCCCTATTTTTACCCTGCTGCAGTTTTTCTTCTATGTTGGATGGCTGAAGGTGAGGGACCACTGATTGATCGTGTCTGTGGTTCTTAAAGTTGAGGCCTGCAGCCACAAAAAGAAAGGAATTCACTACTGGACAGTTCATCCCATAGAGCACTAAAGATGTGCAGAACAAGACttggaaaacatttttctttaattgaACAGATTAAACATCCCCAACTTTGACAAAAACAGCTGGTCAAGAAATGAAATAACCACTTgtgttgaaaaaataaatataaacaagaACTAAAAAGGAGCATTACTAACATAAAACAGCAGCCTTTTAGAACTCTGGATTATGCTGATTGCTGACTTTGACTTGTTAATTTGTCCACTGAGTTTCATTGAGgtagtgtgtttgttttggtctCAGGTGGCTGAACAACTCATAAATCCATTCGGTGAAGATGATGACGACTTTGAAACCAACTGGCTTGTGGACCGCAATTTGCAGGTGTGAATCTAAACCAAACTATTTGCTAACTGATCCTAGACAGCGAGTGTATTGTTTGAGTCAATGTGGTATTCACTGTGTCCCAGGTCTCATTGTTATCTGTGGATGAGATGTACGATAGCCTGCCTCTGGTTGAGAGGGATATGTACTGGAATGAGTCTGAACCTCAGCCACCCTACACTACTGCCAGCGCTGAACACCGCAAACCCTCCTTCATGGGCTCAGCGCTGGATATCAggtttactgattttttttttctttctttctttttctttcttcttaatAAACCTGCTGAACATAtggcaaaccttctgtttgGTCTTCAGTGTTCCTAAGGAGGAGATGGAGTTCCAGTCCAATCTGGAGCAGATCAAAGAAAATGAGGAAGCCAACTACTCCACTCCTCTGCTTGGAGGGCTTGGTCGTCTTCTCGGTGTCCACTCCCCAAACTTCCCTCGCTCCTCCCGGGTGTCACTTCTCCGCCGCCGCCCTGGAGCTCCACTAAGCCGCTTTCCCCTTTACTTGCACACAGAGGCACCTTTGACTCAAGGTCAAGCCTGCCAGGAGGGAGATCCTGACTACGCCTTTTCCACCACACCCTTGTACGAAAGACCAGGTTTCTATAGCTGCCCACAAACCCCAATTCACTGCATTCCTCCTGCGGTGCCACGTCCTCGACCTGCTAGGAGAGCCCAAAATGACTTGGATCACAGCTGCAGTTCTCTAGCCCCTCCAACTGTGGGCTCCCAGATGCTGCCTCCCGACACCCCTAACCACATCCCCCCTCCGCCATCTTCTGCTTTCCCCTGGCTGAGTGAGGATAGGGACATGCAGAGTGCACCTACCTTCTCCTTCCCCGACCCTCCACCTGAACTCTGCCCGATATCTAAACTCAGACTGGGACACGGCCTGCTATCTCGCCGCCCTCCCCCTCCTCGCCTCACCCTGGACACCCTACCATCTGCTGACATTCAGCCTGGACCAGCAAGTGCCCGGGCTGCGGGAGGCGGAGGAGAAAGGGTGTTCTCGTTCACTCCGCCCTCTCGCACAACGGCAGCAAATCCCGGTAATCCCAACAGCAGCTCTAGCAGCATTAATGCAACAAGCACCAACAGCGCAGGCACGACGGGAAGTCTTTGCAACGGCACAGGTCACGGTAATTTTAGTAACCATGGGAACTTCAGCGGCAACATGAGGGCAAGCAACGGGGGCACCAACGGTGGGTTGAGCAATAACATGAACACAGTTTCCACTTCAGCGCCATCGCAGCAAGAAACCAATCAGCAAAACTCGCCCAACGATTCAGGAATCTCACTCGCCGAAGGAGACCTGCTGGGTGTTCTGGTGGATGGTGGGGTGAACAAGGCAGCAGGAGGGAGGGAGCAAGACTAAGAAAAGAAGGCGTGACTCACAGCACATCTCACAAAAACAGGCACTGGACTGTATCAGCTGGAGCCACTAAAAATTATTTACTTTCCAATGAACTCTCACAGAAGAATTAACCTacttgtaatatttttttttttaaaaaaaggacctTATGAGATTTGACCCTCAGTGCGTTATGGAAAAATACTTTCCAGTTTCATCAGTGGCAGCCAAAATGTGTATATTCTTCATCTGTGGTAGTCTTTGCATCAGTGtctttattaataaatattatatattattcttCTTTTGACACTATTAAAGCttttttccaaataaaatgaaaaacttaaatttatttgtacattacaactttattgttttattttacaagcATACTGAATCTACAATTTGACTTTACATCTGCAGAAGGAAGCAATCAGtccaaataaaatacaatgagaaaacattttcacaggTCTCACTGCTTATGCATCTTAATGTTTATTTAActgtcaaaaataaaacaagctgAAAGATTTTAtgggacattaaaaaaaaggacaaaaatgtaCAAAGTTATTCATAATTATGGATGGTAGAGCTAGCTTGTCTGCGCCACAGATTCTTCATCTGCATCCAGAGCGGTTAGCTCTCTGGACCTGGCATGTTAAAAAATGGTGTATATTTGAGAGATAGTTCATAGCTAAGAATACAATTCCCTATCAGTGTTCTGTTTCAAGTATGCTTCCTTCAGGATTTGATAGATGGGCaaacagctttttccaccattAAAGTGCATTTAGCTGCAATTTCAGCCTTGTGAGCTATCTCATCGCACTGCCCTACATCATGCTCTTGAGGTGACTGGTCTGTTTAAGTCAGACGTAGTGGCAGTGGAGTTTCATTGATTGGACAAAGCAGAAGGCGTCTCACAGTGAGATACAGAGCTCAGTTTTAGGAGAACTAGAGTTGTGCTAGTAACCAAAGGTTTCtcttaaaataaagacaaatggaaaacaacagacacacacacacacacacacacacacacacacacaagctataaaataataaatataattaaattaacCAGTGTTTTAGTATTGTTACATATTGTAACAAGAATATATTGGAGTGGTCTATAAACATGGTTCTTGGCTTTTATGTGTGCATGGTGGTTAAACTAAGAGAAATattctgggaaaaaaagaaaaagaataaaataactgAATAGGCCAGAAAAACCTTAATGCAAATAATACCagccaacaaaaataaaagccaaCAAATGCACCAAGATGGTTGGACTTAAGTGCTAAATAAGAGGTAATGTAGTGATGACACACATGGTAGGTCCAACTCTGTCCAAAGTGCCTTTACCTTACTTTACAGTAACAAAATTTTAAACACCACTGGTATAACCGATAACAAACCAgaatttctctttgctttttaaattcTCAAACAAAAAAGGTTGATTAACAATTTTTCAATGCATGTAATTTAAATTATTACAGTCTAAAACATATCAGTGTCACGGTCCAATCTTCCTAAACCTGACATGTAAGGAAACCTGAATGCATAACTAGCATGATTTAAAGGTCTGcttaatctttatttttacacactGCACGTAGTGTGAGGTGAGGATTACACAACTCCAGTGTGCGCAACAGCCTCTGCTAACAGCTAATGAACACAAATAAAGCAGCATTCTTTTATAACATATGCAGTATGTACTGTATTTGGCAGGCATGCAGCAGAATCACCCGTGATCACCAGTGCCTCAATTTAACTGCCCTCTTCAGCCATGGTGTGTTTGTCAAAGAGGTACTCAGCCATGCCGCTCTGAGGGGCTCCCATCCGGTGTAGGTTTGAGGTCCAGTCGGCGAGTTGTTTGATGGATTTTACCTGCTCGTCCAGAAAATGTGTTTCTATGAAGTCGCACATCTGTGGGGGACGGAAAAAGACAATATGCTGCATCTTACTAGATAGTCATATCCGAACAGCAGAGACTGTACATCCTCCACGCCTGCTTCTTACATGAGGGTCGTTGTGGTCAGTTGCCATTTTCTGCAGGTCCAGCAGGGATTGGTTTACATTTTTCTCCAGCTGCAGGGCACACTCCAAGGCCTCCACACCACTCCCCCACTCATCTCTATCAGGTTTCTAACACATTAATATTTCAAGAAGATTCAGCACCGATCAGATCCATGTAAAATTATTCATATTAAAGCAACCTGAATACACTGCAGTCCATCcatttttataattaaaaaacattgtcAAGCCTTGATGAATAAaaagactgttttgttttttaaatataaaaagacaTGAAtttggcttcttctttttttttaactcattaGTGAAAATATCCTTACATACCCTGATGTCTTGCAGAAAAATTTTGCCTCCCCGCTTGTTCTGGAAGGTCATCAGCTTCTCTGCATGCACAACCTCTTCTTTGGACTGATTGTGaaaaaactttgcaaaatttGGCAAGCATTTATCATCCCTTTCAAAATAGTATGCCTAAAAGTCAGGAgagtaaacaaaaataaacaaacaaaaagattaaaagactttttttattGCCTAATACAGGGCTGTGATACATGACACGACTGACTCAGAAACATTTCTTACCATAGAGAGATAAACATAAGAGGCATACAGCTCCAGGTTTATCTGTCTATTAATGGCAGCCTCGCAGTCATGGTGGAAGTTTTGACGGATCTGAGAAGTCATTTCTGGAAAGATAACAATAACTAAATGCTGATCAAATGTAAGGCTGCACATAACTGTAGAAGCAGATTATTCAGGCAGTTAATTGCAGTATGTTGCATTTTAAAACAGTATCTAGCCACCAATACTGAGACACTGAGAATTTACACTTCACATGTTTGTTTGCCTGCATCAAACTAAACACATCTACAtttaaaacatctgaaaaatgtCTCTACATATAAATAATCGAGTGGACACTACAACGTCATCTGTATTCACATTAATCCAGACAAATGACCTTGGGACTAAAAAAGGCAAACTCCATATTTAGAGCAGCTGTTGGTCAAAGTTAATAGTAAAGTAGCAGACAACTTCTGTCTTAAATTTGCACCTAGTTAATACAGAATCCGTGTTTCGTGATACTGAACTTGTGATAAGACGAGACACAAACATTGTTTACCTGCTCACGCAAGGAAACCACAGCGTTCAAGCCTGCAGCTACTGCCAAATAACGGGCTACCACCCGcgttgttttatttgttgttcttgttggCCGTGGTGTACCTCTGTATACTAAGCATTACGGTAAGTGCTGCTTTTAACATAAAAGCTGCCTCTCGGTGTCTCCCGTACAATAACAGTCTGGTGTTGAATTGAAATATTAAAACTCTTAATCGATCTCGTTACACGCAAGTCACTAAGTTTGAAgggagtatatatatatatatatttcaattCCCCAGAAGCGCTTTTATCGTTAAGTTATTTCTTACACTACCGTAATGCTTAGtataaatacatgaaaaacaacGCTGGTTGCTTGCGTGACCCAAGCGGAGGCTGGCTTAACAGCTATGAGAAACGTTAGGTTATGGCAGTGGCATGAATAAGGCCAACTTGGTGGCTAAATTATATCAAAATTTAAGCTTCGTGCACCTTGCAGGCATCGAAGCCCACGCTAAATGAACAACAGTTGCGTTGCCAAATATATTCAGCGCAGCTAATCGCTGCTAGCAACCAAATCTCAGTCAGCTCATCTCACAAAAACACGACAGGTTGAACATTTAAACCCAGCTGCGGAGGAAACGGTTATATAAACCAACCTTCTACGACGATTTCACACGTTTCTCTAAACTTATCGCTGATAGTTGTGCTTGCTTGCGAAGTTAAATTTCCAACTAAGGACTTAACTCGCCGTTTTGCCGACGCACAAACGCACTTACGTGACTGCAACGCTGTTGACGTTAGCCGTTAAAGGTGCGGAATGGACACGTTAAAATGAAAAGCTTTTGTGGCTATGTGGACAGCACACAAACCAGTGTGCCAGCGGCTGCATTAGTCTGAAATAATGTTTAATCATTGTgcattgtttttttatgtttaaattaaagACTGACACATTccccaaaaaataaacactgaagaTTCAAACTATGAAAATAttcataacaaaaacaaatacataaaaacaagtaaatCTTGTAGGTCTTGGCACCTGTCTTGTCTTGCATGCATTGCGTATTCCGTAGACCAAAGGTAAAACACACTACAATGGAAACTGGTACATATTTAATGCCGCCTTTTAATTTCGATTTCTTTTATTATGCTGTCTGACAGTAGAGATGTCAGTCTAATTTTACAGAATCTCCCCGCTCTCTCAGGATAAAAACGTTTATTTACAGTTCATTCTTGTTATGTTaacataagaaaaagaaatgcaattGCAACAGGACGTGTTTTTTTCTACGTGATAAAGAAAACTGCTGCTGTAGTAAATAAATGAAACCTGTCAGCATGACTCTTTAGGCTTAAATTCtaagaaataaacatttaaaagcatTCAAGCTTATAGCTACTGTTCTTTATCAGTAGCTATAAAGACAtaaaaagtccaaaatgtatGCCTTCCTATACATTTaccaaagctgtccagtgggtCCAATACTGGGCTCCAGACCTCATGTTTGACACCCGTTTTAGGGATCAGTATACCCGAATTAAGAGCATCTGaactttataataataaaaacagaggaCTTCTCAGTTGTAGCCTCAAACTAAAAACCCAGATTTTAAACCAATTACAAAGTCTATAACTGAGAGGCTGCATGTGTGATCTAGATCATTGTAACTTAAGTCAAGCCAACCCTTACTTTAGTGAAATAAACACAGCAAATTTAAAATTTACCCCAGCTGTGGTGCCAAAACCATTCAGTAGCTGTTCTGGAACTTTTGCCCACAGCAGACTTCTTAGCAGAGGATTTCCCTGAGCTTTAAGCTTTACTACCAGCTTTCAACACAGTGCTGCATTTTGAACTAAAAGTCATGACTGTGAGCTGTTGAGTGACAAAATCCTT is drawn from Pelmatolapia mariae isolate MD_Pm_ZW linkage group LG7, Pm_UMD_F_2, whole genome shotgun sequence and contains these coding sequences:
- the best1 gene encoding bestrophin-2 isoform X2; its protein translation is MTVTYSRRVADAGLGTFFHLLLRWKGSIYKLLYRELTIFTLLYYFFSVVYRFVLNDDQKRLFEKLSIYCDRYAELIPVSFVLGFYVTLVVSRWWGQFENVPWPDRLAALVGGHVRGADETSRLTRRTLMRYANLSGVLIYRSVSTAVYKRFPTMEHLVQAGLMTSEELRHLEDLPSPHNKFWVPCMWFVSLALRARTEGRINNDVALTALLTELNSLRAKCMKLYGYDWISLPLVYTQVATVAVYSFFLACLIGRQFLDPTQGYPGHEMDFYLPIFTLLQFFFYVGWLKVAEQLINPFGEDDDDFETNWLVDRNLQVSLLSVDEMYDSLPLVERDMYWNESEPQPPYTTASAEHRKPSFMGSALDISVPKEEMEFQSNLEQIKENEEANYSTPLLGGLGRLLGVHSPNFPRSSRVSLLRRRPGAPLSRFPLYLHTEAPLTQGQACQEGDPDYAFSTTPLYERPGFYSCPQTPIHCIPPAVPRPRPARRAQNDLDHSCSSLAPPTVGSQMLPPDTPNHIPPPPSSAFPWLSEDRDMQSAPTFSFPDPPPELCPISKLRLGHGLLSRRPPPPRLTLDTLPSADIQPGPASARAAGGGGERVFSFTPPSRTTAANPGNPNSSSSSINATSTNSAGTTGSLCNGTGHGNFSNHGNFSGNMRASNGGTNGGLSNNMNTVSTSAPSQQETNQQNSPNDSGISLAEGDLLGVLVDGGVNKAAGGREQD
- the best1 gene encoding bestrophin-1 isoform X1; this encodes MASVTPFTALKIALSVLRDVFHKAGINESNNPSDFYQVKESLCCFNRAHVSAFDISLTRFVLNDDQKRLFEKLSIYCDRYAELIPVSFVLGFYVTLVVSRWWGQFENVPWPDRLAALVGGHVRGADETSRLTRRTLMRYANLSGVLIYRSVSTAVYKRFPTMEHLVQAGLMTSEELRHLEDLPSPHNKFWVPCMWFVSLALRARTEGRINNDVALTALLTELNSLRAKCMKLYGYDWISLPLVYTQVATVAVYSFFLACLIGRQFLDPTQGYPGHEMDFYLPIFTLLQFFFYVGWLKVAEQLINPFGEDDDDFETNWLVDRNLQVSLLSVDEMYDSLPLVERDMYWNESEPQPPYTTASAEHRKPSFMGSALDISVPKEEMEFQSNLEQIKENEEANYSTPLLGGLGRLLGVHSPNFPRSSRVSLLRRRPGAPLSRFPLYLHTEAPLTQGQACQEGDPDYAFSTTPLYERPGFYSCPQTPIHCIPPAVPRPRPARRAQNDLDHSCSSLAPPTVGSQMLPPDTPNHIPPPPSSAFPWLSEDRDMQSAPTFSFPDPPPELCPISKLRLGHGLLSRRPPPPRLTLDTLPSADIQPGPASARAAGGGGERVFSFTPPSRTTAANPGNPNSSSSSINATSTNSAGTTGSLCNGTGHGNFSNHGNFSGNMRASNGGTNGGLSNNMNTVSTSAPSQQETNQQNSPNDSGISLAEGDLLGVLVDGGVNKAAGGREQD
- the fth1b gene encoding ferritin, heavy polypeptide 1b, with protein sequence MTSQIRQNFHHDCEAAINRQINLELYASYVYLSMAYYFERDDKCLPNFAKFFHNQSKEEVVHAEKLMTFQNKRGGKIFLQDIRKPDRDEWGSGVEALECALQLEKNVNQSLLDLQKMATDHNDPHMCDFIETHFLDEQVKSIKQLADWTSNLHRMGAPQSGMAEYLFDKHTMAEEGS